The genomic interval AACCACTTGGCGGAGCGACTCGCTGCCGGCTTCATGGAGCGCACTGGTCGGCGAGTGGATGTGGGTGCGCTGGACATAGGTTTTTATCGGGACGATTTCGCCACTGCGGGACTTCAGCAGCCGAAGATAAATGACAGCAAGATCGATTTCTCGATAGATGGCAAGACTGTCTTCCTTGTCGATGATGTGCTCTATACAGGAAGGACGATAAGGGCAGCTCTGATATGTTTTGCCGACCTGGGCCGGACCGGGTGCGTCAGGTTAGTGGAGCTCATCGACCGCGGTCTGAGGGAGATTCCCATCCAGGCCGACTTTCTGGCCATGCGGCTCATAACACTTCCCTCGCAGTGGGTTCGCGTCAGGGTCAAGGAGAAAGACGGGCAGGACATGGCCATTGTATCCCCATCGAGACCCCAAAGGGGACATAAGTGAGAAGAAAGGACCTCCTGGGAATCGCCGACCTGTCCCCGTTTGAGATATCGATGATCCTTGACCTTGCAGAATCGACAAAGACCATTAACGAGCGAACCGTCAAGAAGGTCCCGACGCTGCGAGGCAGAACCGTCGTCAACC from bacterium carries:
- the pyrR gene encoding bifunctional pyr operon transcriptional regulator/uracil phosphoribosyltransferase PyrR produces the protein MQTIDLRAETDELVVAGAAQFKEMLEELLNEILAAVTDDDEIAFIGIRSRGNHLAERLAAGFMERTGRRVDVGALDIGFYRDDFATAGLQQPKINDSKIDFSIDGKTVFLVDDVLYTGRTIRAALICFADLGRTGCVRLVELIDRGLREIPIQADFLAMRLITLPSQWVRVRVKEKDGQDMAIVSPSRPQRGHK